CGTTAAATCAAACAGCTGGAATTCAAAGCCCTCTTCCAGTTGGGCGCTTCCGTCTGTATAGAAATCACTTCTGTCCTCTTCAAGCTCAGTTGTCACAATCTGCATTGCCGTTACTGTATTGTTTTCATGCTTATCAAAAAATACGGTGACATAACTGCCGTCCATCTCAAAAACTTCATAATCTCTGTCTTCTGGAAATTTATAACGGACAAAGCCTTTTGTCAGTTCATCGAGGGGATTTCCTAACGTCTTCAAGACACTGTCTTTACTGCTGCCTTTTTTCACTCCGTTTGTAGAGGAAATCAAATCTTGATTTGTATACAGCGCTGCTACCTTTTTATTGGAATCAAATCCTACCATAACAAAATTTTGATAGTTTTCGTGGTACGTATTCCATGATATGCCGTACTCATTCATAGATGTACGCTGCGGTTTACCTAATTCCTGCTCAACTGCTTCCTCCGAATCACCCATTTGAATATTATAAATGGAAAAGGTCTGATGAGCTGGTGTCTCTAATTCCGGTTTTTCTGCCTGCTTCGTCTGTTCCGTTTCCGCACCAGTATCCCAGTCTGGAAGGATATCTTGTGTATCTTGGAAAATCTGTTTACTTTGCTCAATAAATTTTTCAATAAAATTAGCAGCTTCCTGCTCGTTCACTTCGGCTTTTGCATAATCAATCGCATTCGGTATCGTTTCCGTGCCAAATTTATGCTGTAT
This DNA window, taken from Niallia sp. Man26, encodes the following:
- a CDS encoding CAP-associated domain-containing protein, which gives rise to MRRLIKLALLILIVYVGVQYIQHKFGTETIPNAIDYAKAEVNEQEAANFIEKFIEQSKQIFQDTQDILPDWDTGAETEQTKQAEKPELETPAHQTFSIYNIQMGDSEEAVEQELGKPQRTSMNEYGISWNTYHENYQNFVMVGFDSNKKVAALYTNQDLISSTNGVKKGSSKDSVLKTLGNPLDELTKGFVRYKFPEDRDYEVFEMDGSYVTVFFDKHENNTVTAMQIVTTELEEDRSDFYTDGSAQLEEGFEFQLFDLTNASRVNNGLGVLTWEDNVKVTARKHSEDMAKNNYFDHTNLDGESPFDRMLSDGIKYTMAGENLAYGQYSSIFAHEGLMNSLGHRENILQEGFTYLGVGVAFNEKSQPYYTENFITK